From Nocardia sp. NBC_00416:
CGGTCTCCGCGGACCGCATGAATTCGTTTCGAAGGAGGCCCTGTGATGCGGTACCTCCGCCTTCGCTTCGGTCTCCGCGGACCGCATGAACCCGCTTCGAAGGAGGCCCTGTGACCGGGGATGTGACCAGTCGGATCGCGGCGGAGACGCCGGAGCGGACGGTGACCGGGGTGTCCATCACTCTGGACGCGGTCGTCAAACGTTTCAAGGGCCAGGAGAAACCGGCGGTCGAGCGACTCGACCTCGAAATACCGGCGGGGCAGATCGTCGCCTTCGTCGGCCCGTCCGGTTGCGGTAAGACGACGACGCTCAAGATGATCAACCGGCTGATCGAACCCACCGAGGGCCGCATCTTCATCGGCGGCCGGGACGTCACCGGGGAGGACCCCGACAAGCTGCGACAGTCGATCGGGTACGTCATCCAGTCCGGCGGTCTGTTCCCGCACTGGTCTGTCGCCAAGAACGTCGGCGCCATCCCGCGGGTCCTCGGCTGGGACAAGAAGCGGATCGCCGAACGCACCGAGTATCTACTCGATCTGGTGGGCCTGGACCCCGCGACTTTCGCCGACCGGCTCCCCAAGGACATGTCCGGTGGGCAACAGCAGCGGGTCGGGGTGGCGCGGGCCCTCGCGGCCGACCCGCCGGTCCTGCTCATGGACGAGCCGTTCGGCGCGGTCGATCCGATCACCCGGGCTCGGCTGCAGGACAGTCTGATCGCGATCCAGCACGAGCTCGGCAAGACCATTGTGATCGTCACCCACGATTTCGAAGAGGCCACCAAACTCGGCGACAAGGTGCTCATCCTGTCCGAAGGCGGCCATATCGAGCAGTACGCGCCTCCCGAAGACATTCTCACCGACCCGGCCACGCCCTTCGTCGAGGAGTTCGTGGGGTCGGGTGCGAAATTGGCGTATCTGACCGTATCGCGGGTCCGTGATGTGCCCAGCGACAAGGTCGTCACCGCTCGGATCGGCGAATCGTCACAGACCGTGATCGAGCGGGCGAAAGCGGCCGGGCACACCTGGGTGGTCGTCGTCGACGCGGCGGGCCGGCCGCGGTCGTGGCCCACGCTCACGGAACTGGCGACCAAACCGGAGGTTTCGGACTTCCTGGATCGGCGGCTGCCGGTCGTCGCCCGGTCCTCGACCCTCAACGACGCGCTCGACGCCATGCTCGCGACCAGCCAGGGCGCCACCCTGGTCACCGACGGCCGGGGCGCGGTCGTCGGATCGCTGAGCATCGGTTCGGTGACGGAGGTGATCCGGGACAAACTCGCCGACGCGCACGCCGACGAGACCGACCCCTCGTATGTGACCTACGTCGACGGAACCGATCCGGCGCCGACCCCGGTGGTCGCCGCCGATGACGAACCCGGATCGGCTGAGCCGTCGTGAACCGCCTGCGCCGGCTGCCGATCGATGTCTGGTTCGAACCGCTGATCATCGCGGTCATCGGTATCGGATACGTCCTGTGGTATCGGTCGACGACGTTCACCCCGACCGAGCAGGCGTCCCTGAGCTGGTCCACTCTGCAGACCACGATCCTGGAGCACATCAAACTGACCGTGGTGGCCACGGTGATCGTGGTGGTGGTCGCGATACCGCTGGGTATCGCGCTGACCCGCCCGGGGTTGAAGCGATTCGAGCCGATCGCCGTCAATATCGCCAATATCGGCCAGGCGGCGCCCGCGGTCGGGCTGCTGGTCCTGTTCACGTTCTGGCTTGGCACCGGATTCCGTACGGCGATAGTCGGTCTCGTCGTATACGCGATCCTGCCCATCCTGCAGAACACGATCGTCGGGCTGCGGCAGGTGGATCAGCGCACGATCGAGGCGTCGCGCGGTATCGGCTTCTCCGGCACCCGCACGCTGTTCCAGGTCGAGCTTCCGCTCGCGGTGCCCGTCATCCTCAACGGTGTACGCACCGCGCTGGTCATCCTGGTCGGGACCGCGACGCTGAGTACGTTCATCGGCGCGACCAGCCTCGGCACGCTGATCACCACCGGCGTCACCCTGTTCCTGCCCAAACTGCTCATCTCCGGCGCGATCCTGGTCGGACTGCTGGCCCTCACCATCGATTGGCTGGGCCGACTCGTCGAACTGGCCGCGACCCCACGAGGTGTGTCATGAGTTCGCCCCGCGCGCGACTGGTCACCGCGGTTTCCGCATTCGTCGCGGCGGTGGCGCTGCTGGCCGGGTGCGGTCTGGTGAGTTCGTCGGGAACTTTTCACGACGCGAGTCTGCCGGACGGCGCCCGGCCGCTGGACGGCGCGAAACTGGTCGTCACCTCGAAGAGCTTCACCGAGGGCGTGCTGCTGGGCAAGATCACCGCGACCTATCTGGCCGCGGCCGGCGCCGAGGTCACGGATCTGACCGGAGCTCCGGGTTCGGCGTCGTCGCGGCAGGCCCAGCTCAACGGTGACGCCGATGTGCTCTGGGAGTACACCGGCACCGGCTGGGTCAACTACCACAACGAAACCGAGACGATCGCGGATCCGCAGGAACTGTGGCAGCGTGTGCACGACGTCGAGAAGCGCGACTACGACCTGGAATGGCTGCCGCCGTCCAACTTCAACGACACCTACGCGTTCGCCGCGTCCACGCCGACCGCCGAACGTCTGAAAGTGAGAACGCTGTCGGAGGTCGCCGCGCTCCCGGTATCCGACCGGACGTTCTGCGTCGACGACGAATTCTTCAGCCGCTCCGACGGTTTCATCCCCATGCTGCAGAAGTACGGGATCCCCTACAACGATCCGAACGGTGTGCCGGCCGGCAACGTGACGCGGATGGACGCCGGGGTCGTGTACACGGCCACGGCCAAATCCTCGCCGTGCAATTTCGGCATGGTCTACACCACCGACGGCCGGGTCAAGAACCTGAATCTGGCTGTCCTCGAGGACGACCAGAAGTTCTTCCTGCCGTATAGCGGTACGGCGGTCGTGCGCGGCGAGATCATCGACCGCTACCCGCAACTGGCTCCGCTGCTCGGGACGCTGTCCGAGCGGCTCACCGACGATCTGATGCAGGAACTCAACGGCCGCGTCGATATCTACGGTGAGGATCCGGCCGATGTCGCCTACGACTGGCTGAAGAGCGAGAAGCTGATCACGTAGGCGGGAACCTGTGTCGTTCTTGTATGTTGGCGTCCATGGATCGGACACCCGGAGGCCCGATGATCACAATTCTGGGAAGTGGTATAGCCGGGACGGCCCTGGCCGGCGGTTTGTCCCGGTCCGGACGGCCGGTGACGGTGTACGAGCAGCAGCACGGCGGGGGAGGCGGGGCGTTCCTGATCCTGGACGGGCGCGGGCACAGCGGTCTGCTCGAGCTGGGTGTGCCGGAGGCGGAACTGCACGCGGCCTCGTATCCGCTGACCGAGTTGCAGTACACCCCCGACGACGGCGTGACCCGCCGGCGTCCGAGTGAGGGGCACCGGTTCTGGTTGCGCAGCGATCTGATCGAGGTGCTGAAGCGATTCGCGCGGGACGCGGGAGCGGAGATCGGCTACGGCAGCCCCGTCACCGAAGTGACGGTCGACGCCGCGCACGGGCACACGACCTTCCGCGTCGGCGACCGTTCGGTGACCACCGAGGACCTGGTGATCGGCGCCGACGGCATCGACTCGGCGGCGCGGGCGGGCAGCGAACCCGGGCGGGTCACCGAGTACGCCGGTGACGTGGTGCTCTATGGAATGACCGCGACGCCCGTGGAATGCCCCACCGATCCGTTCGTCCTGCACTTCCACGCCGAGTCCGGTTCCGGTACCCGCCCGGCCGCGACGTTCGGGCATATCTGGCGTCCTGGCGCCGCCGCGGCACTGTGGTTCTTGCGCGTCACCCGCGCGCCACTGCCGGTCGCGGAGACCGGATCGAGCCGGTCGACCGGTGGGCCGAGGAAGTGCTCGCGGCGACGCCCGCCTCGGTCCGGGAACTGACCGAGAAACTGGTCGCGGGGACCGACACCGTCCACGTATCCAATGCCCGCAATGTTCCATTCGCGCAGGCCGCGGCGCCGTCGTCCCCCGTAATCCTGGTCGGCGACGCCGATCACGCCATCACTCCCGCGGCGGGGGTCGGGGCGCGGGAGGGCATCGAAGACGTCGTGGCGGTCCACCGTGCGATCGTCACGGGCGGATCGCCCGCCGCGGCCATGGCAGCTCGGCGGCTGGCCATCTCCGAGGAGCGTGCCCGGGTGGCACGCAGGATGCGGGGATGAGTGGGGTCAGGGCCTGTTTCGGGGTGAAGGTGGACGGCACCGCGATGCGGTGCCGTCCACCCCTCGTTTCGGTGAAAGATGATGCCCGCGTGGGTATCTAGGCGAGATCTCGTCGATCGTTGGGATCGGTCGGGAAATCTTGCGATACCGAATTGGTGGTGACATTCCGCGCCACTCCGACGCACGCGTGCAACGCCGGATGTGGGCCGGACCGCGCGGGTCCGGTCGGTGCGCCATGAGTGACTGATCGATTGTTCTGCGGAGAAATGAATTGGTGCGAACAAGGCTAGTTCGATGATTTTCGCGACCGAGAGTCGAGCCATCCGACTCGCGCAATGGGGGAGCGATCACACCCTCCGGCAATGTGGCGAGCCGCGGGGCGAGTTCCTACCGCATAACGTCTATTGACGTCCGCGATACCGGGTTGCGTGGCGGTTTACGCCCCTGCCATGATCTTCCGGTGAACATATCGAAAGTTGCGGTGCTCGGTGCCGCTGCGGCGCTGGCCTTCGGAATTGCCGGCTGCAGTTCCGACGAGAAGTCGTCGTCCGCCGCCACCTTGGTCGCGTCGACCGGCGCCGCGGCTTCCTCGCCCGCGACGCTCGAGTACGCCGGCCTGCTCATCGAGCCGAGCGATATCGACGCCGGCTGGACATTGAAGACCACCCAGCCGGAGCAGGACGGTATCACCGGCATTTTCGGCAACAGCGAGGGCACTGAAAAGATCAGTACGTCCATCATTGTGCGGGATAGTCCGGAGACCGCCACTGCAGCCGTCGCGGCGGCAAAGGACGCCGCGTCCCAACAAGCCGGAGGCGTCGCTTTTTCTCCCATCGAGGTCGGTGCAGGCGGCGGCATAATGTATGCCCCGGATGCGACGGTCGTTGTTTTCAGTGAGGGCAGCGCCTTTGCGATCCTCGAGTTCAACAGCAGCACCGGTGAACGTGTCCCGGACGAAGTGGCAATCGAGATCGCACAGAAACAGGACGCCGCCATCAAGGCGGGCGTGAAATAAGACCATCAGGTGAGGGGCGCCGCTTTGCGGTGCCCCTCACCTATTGACGACCGGCGGCCCGACGAAAGTGGGGCCTTTCGGCCGTCATGGGCTCGGGACTGACTATTTCGTGCCGTCGCCGCGGTGCAGTTGACGGACTTTCTCCTCGTGGCTGCTGGTGAAGTCCGGGTCGACGTAGATGTGGACCGCGCTGATGAGTGTGCCGCGAAACGTGAAGACATTGCAGAAACGGCCGGTCGAGACGCGCTGGTCCGGCCATCGACTCCCGTCGGCGGTGATGCCCCATTCACGGCCTTCGACGATGATCCTGTCTCCGGCCACCATGATGTCCAGGCCGTCGATATCGTGTTCGAGGGCCGATAGGTCTGCCCAGAGGCGCTGCGCGAACTCGGCCATGTCCTGTTTACCGTGTCCGACACCGAATTTCGGAAAGTACAGTTCCACATCGTCGGTGTAGAGATCGAGCAACGCGGGATCACCCGCATCGATGAGCTCGAAAGCGCGGCGGACGATCGCGGTGCGCTGGTCGGTGAGTTCGGCGGGCGTGGTCAGGGTCATGGAATAACTCCTCTGTGCGTGCGCGACCGGGCACGGCCGGTCGTTCGGATCGTGTGATCGTGTGTTTGGGGCGTGATGCGTTGCGGAAAAGGCCGATTCGACAGAACGCCTTTCTGTATTCGAGAGTCCAAAACGGTGGCGTGCGAGGTCCGCGGGCCGCGGTCGACAGACCGCGGGTCAGCCGACGAGGGGTTGTAGTCCCAGGGTGAAGACTCGCTGGAGCTGGTCCGGGACGACCCCGGCCTGGGCGCTGACGCGAAGCCCGGAAATGACTGTCACCACAAGAAGTGCGCCGTCGTCGGCGTCGACATCGCGTCGTAGGCTGCCATCGGCCTGGCCGGCTCGGATTGCGTGTGCCAGCAGCGACAGTCGCTGCTCCAGTGACGCTTCCAGGGCTCGGACGATCCGTTCATCGCGTTCGCGGAGTCCCGGCGTCATGTAGGTGCCGACGACCATGCAGCCGGCCGCATGCCCCTGTTCGGCGGCCGCCCGTTCCTCGGCCAGCACCAGCTCGGCGAGCGTCTCCAGCCGTTCGCGACCGTCGCGGGTCTTGTCGGTGAGGATTGCCTCTTGCATCTCGTCGACGACCGACAGGTATCGCCGCAGGGCCTGGACGAACAGCTCCTCTTTCGACGTGAACGTGTTGTACAGGCTGCTTCGTCGCACACCGGCGACCTCACACAGTCGTTCGGTCGAGCAATCGCTGAATCCGAGCACTCGAAACTGACTCGCTGCCGCATCGAGTACTGCGGCCTCGTCGAATGCCCGCGGTCTACCCATGGACATGACCCTACATCATTATGTATTTCAGAGTACAAAACGGTGCTGCGCGTTCGGTTCGTGGCCGGATGAACCGCGAGGCCGAGCTCGTGCCCGCCTGCGCGCGTAGTCGGGACCAGCGGACCGGCGATCCGGAAGGCGACCTCGAATGGACGGTCGACGTCATCGGTTGCGGACTCCGGGCCCGTCGCGGCCGGTAGACCGCAGGCGGTGGTCGACCCGGGTCCGCTGTGCCGGATTCGTCGATGCGGGGCCCGGGTCGCCGGGTTTTGTCGAGCGATTCCGGAACGACGGGAACCCGACCCGTAGTACGTTTCAATCATCTGATTGAACGAGCTATGGGATCGGGTGCGCAGTGAGTGGAACGGATCGGTTGTTCGGCCTTCTCCGGCCGAACCTGCCGGTGGTCGACTACGACGAATGGAGCCGGGGGACCAGGTCGGAGAAGATCCGTCCGATGGCCCGGCACTGGGCCGAGGTCGGTTTCGGCACACCAGCGGTGCTACATCTGTGCTACGTCGGCAAGATCGCGCTCTACATCCTGGGCGGATGGTTGTTCGCGCTGACCACCGCGGGTGTCGACGGATTCACCGAGGTGGGCAGCTGGTGGTCGGAACCGATCGTCTTCCAAAAGGTCGTGCTCTTCACGATGCTGTTCGAGGTCCTCGGACTGGGCTGCGGGTTCGGGCCGTTGAACAACCGGTTCTTCCCTCCGATGGGCTCGATCCTGTACTGGTTGCGCCCCGGCACCATCCGCCTGCCGCCCTGGCCGGAGCGAGTCCCGGGCACCCGCGGCACCCGCCGCGCGCTGATCGATGTAGCGCTCTATGCGGCCCTGCTGATCATGTTGCTGGTGGCGCTGTTCTCGAACGGGACCGGACCGGTCGCGGCGTTGGACACCTCCGTCGGCCTCCTCCCGGTGTGGGAGATCGCGACCGTGGTGGGACTGCTCGGGGTGCTCGGGCTGCGCGACAAGGTTATTTTCCTGGCCGCGCGCGGTGAGGTGTACGCATCGCTCGCCGTCACCTTTCTCTTCGGCGGCGCGGATATGATCGTCGCCGCCAAGGTCGTGTTCGTCGTGATCTGGATCGGCGCGGCGGTGTCCAAGCTGAACAAGCACTTCCCGTTCGTGGTGTCCACCATGATGTCCAACAGTCCGGTGGTCCGGCCGCGTGCGCTCAAGCGGCTGTTCTTCGAGCGGTTCCCCGATGATCTGCGCCCGGGACGTCTGTCGCGGTGGTTCGCGCACGGCGGGACCGCGATCGAGATGGGTGCGCCGCTGGTGCTCTTCTTCGGCCACGGTGGCTGGCCGACCGCGCTCGCCGCCACCGCCCTGATCTGCTTCCATCTGGTGATCCTCACCGCGATTCCGATGGGGGTCCCGCTCGAGTGGAACGTCTTCATGATCTTCGGCGTGCTGACGCTGTTCGTCGCGCACGCGGAGGTGGGCGTCTCCGATGTGGGCGATCCGGTGCTCGTCGTGCTGCTGCTGATCGTCCTCGCGGGCGTGGTCCTGGTCGGGAATCTGTTCCCGCGCAAGGTTTCCTTCCTGCCGGGCATGCGGTATTACGCCGGCAACTGGGATACGACGCTGTGGTGTATCCGGCCGTCGGCCGACGCGAAGATCCGCGCGGGGATCGTCGCCGTCGCGGCCATGCCCGCCGCGCAACTGCAACGGTTCTACGGAAGTCCGGAGGCTGCCCAGATCCCGCTGTACCTGGGGTATGCCTTCCGGGCGTTCAATACACACGGTAAGGCGCTGTTCACGCTCGCTCATCGTGCGATGGCGGGCCGGGACGAGAGCGACTATGTCCTCACCGACGGCGAGCGGATCTGTTCCACCGCCCTGGGCTGGAATTTCGGCGACGGCCACCTGCACAACGAACAGTTGATCGCCGCACTGCAGCAGCGCTGTGCTTTCGAACCCGGCGAGGTGCGGGTGGTGCTGCTGGACGCACAGCCGATTCATCGCCAGATCCAGCGTTACCGTCTGGTCGACGCGGCGACCGGTGAATTCGAGAGCGGATATGTGCGGGTCGCGGATATGGTCGTCCGCCAGCCGTGGGACGACGGGGTCCCGGTATTTCCCGATCATCGTCCCGGAGCGGCCTCGGCCTCGCCGGCGGCCCGGGTCGAGCCGGAGCCGGGTGGTGATCAGCTCGGCGGCCGGGGCTGACCTCGCCGGTCCGTGCGCAGGGTGTCTCCGCGCTGCCCGATGCGCAGCGAATCTACAGCCAGCTACACAGCCAGCTGTACAGTTGGCTGAATAAGTTGTAGCCTGGTGTCATGAACGACCAGCACACCCGAACGGCCGCGGTCGCGGCAGACCTGCGGGTCGTCCTCGGGCAGCTGCTGCGGCGTCTGCGCGCACA
This genomic window contains:
- a CDS encoding ABC transporter permease; its protein translation is MNRLRRLPIDVWFEPLIIAVIGIGYVLWYRSTTFTPTEQASLSWSTLQTTILEHIKLTVVATVIVVVVAIPLGIALTRPGLKRFEPIAVNIANIGQAAPAVGLLVLFTFWLGTGFRTAIVGLVVYAILPILQNTIVGLRQVDQRTIEASRGIGFSGTRTLFQVELPLAVPVILNGVRTALVILVGTATLSTFIGATSLGTLITTGVTLFLPKLLISGAILVGLLALTIDWLGRLVELAATPRGVS
- a CDS encoding ATP-binding cassette domain-containing protein, with the translated sequence MTGDVTSRIAAETPERTVTGVSITLDAVVKRFKGQEKPAVERLDLEIPAGQIVAFVGPSGCGKTTTLKMINRLIEPTEGRIFIGGRDVTGEDPDKLRQSIGYVIQSGGLFPHWSVAKNVGAIPRVLGWDKKRIAERTEYLLDLVGLDPATFADRLPKDMSGGQQQRVGVARALAADPPVLLMDEPFGAVDPITRARLQDSLIAIQHELGKTIVIVTHDFEEATKLGDKVLILSEGGHIEQYAPPEDILTDPATPFVEEFVGSGAKLAYLTVSRVRDVPSDKVVTARIGESSQTVIERAKAAGHTWVVVVDAAGRPRSWPTLTELATKPEVSDFLDRRLPVVARSSTLNDALDAMLATSQGATLVTDGRGAVVGSLSIGSVTEVIRDKLADAHADETDPSYVTYVDGTDPAPTPVVAADDEPGSAEPS
- a CDS encoding TetR/AcrR family transcriptional regulator, giving the protein MGRPRAFDEAAVLDAAASQFRVLGFSDCSTERLCEVAGVRRSSLYNTFTSKEELFVQALRRYLSVVDEMQEAILTDKTRDGRERLETLAELVLAEERAAAEQGHAAGCMVVGTYMTPGLRERDERIVRALEASLEQRLSLLAHAIRAGQADGSLRRDVDADDGALLVVTVISGLRVSAQAGVVPDQLQRVFTLGLQPLVG
- a CDS encoding FAD-dependent oxidoreductase; translated protein: MITILGSGIAGTALAGGLSRSGRPVTVYEQQHGGGGGAFLILDGRGHSGLLELGVPEAELHAASYPLTELQYTPDDGVTRRRPSEGHRFWLRSDLIEVLKRFARDAGAEIGYGSPVTEVTVDAAHGHTTFRVGDRSVTTEDLVIGADGIDSAARAGSEPGRVTEYAGDVVLYGMTATPVECPTDPFVLHFHAESGSGTRPAATFGHIWRPGAAAALWFLRVTRAPLPVAETGSSRSTGGPRKCSRRRPPRSGN
- a CDS encoding DUF3556 domain-containing protein, which codes for MSGTDRLFGLLRPNLPVVDYDEWSRGTRSEKIRPMARHWAEVGFGTPAVLHLCYVGKIALYILGGWLFALTTAGVDGFTEVGSWWSEPIVFQKVVLFTMLFEVLGLGCGFGPLNNRFFPPMGSILYWLRPGTIRLPPWPERVPGTRGTRRALIDVALYAALLIMLLVALFSNGTGPVAALDTSVGLLPVWEIATVVGLLGVLGLRDKVIFLAARGEVYASLAVTFLFGGADMIVAAKVVFVVIWIGAAVSKLNKHFPFVVSTMMSNSPVVRPRALKRLFFERFPDDLRPGRLSRWFAHGGTAIEMGAPLVLFFGHGGWPTALAATALICFHLVILTAIPMGVPLEWNVFMIFGVLTLFVAHAEVGVSDVGDPVLVVLLLIVLAGVVLVGNLFPRKVSFLPGMRYYAGNWDTTLWCIRPSADAKIRAGIVAVAAMPAAQLQRFYGSPEAAQIPLYLGYAFRAFNTHGKALFTLAHRAMAGRDESDYVLTDGERICSTALGWNFGDGHLHNEQLIAALQQRCAFEPGEVRVVLLDAQPIHRQIQRYRLVDAATGEFESGYVRVADMVVRQPWDDGVPVFPDHRPGAASASPAARVEPEPGGDQLGGRG
- a CDS encoding nuclear transport factor 2 family protein, translated to MTLTTPAELTDQRTAIVRRAFELIDAGDPALLDLYTDDVELYFPKFGVGHGKQDMAEFAQRLWADLSALEHDIDGLDIMVAGDRIIVEGREWGITADGSRWPDQRVSTGRFCNVFTFRGTLISAVHIYVDPDFTSSHEEKVRQLHRGDGTK
- a CDS encoding glycine betaine ABC transporter substrate-binding protein, whose product is MSSPRARLVTAVSAFVAAVALLAGCGLVSSSGTFHDASLPDGARPLDGAKLVVTSKSFTEGVLLGKITATYLAAAGAEVTDLTGAPGSASSRQAQLNGDADVLWEYTGTGWVNYHNETETIADPQELWQRVHDVEKRDYDLEWLPPSNFNDTYAFAASTPTAERLKVRTLSEVAALPVSDRTFCVDDEFFSRSDGFIPMLQKYGIPYNDPNGVPAGNVTRMDAGVVYTATAKSSPCNFGMVYTTDGRVKNLNLAVLEDDQKFFLPYSGTAVVRGEIIDRYPQLAPLLGTLSERLTDDLMQELNGRVDIYGEDPADVAYDWLKSEKLIT